In Jatrophihabitans sp., a single window of DNA contains:
- a CDS encoding DMT family transporter, whose product MSRIEQSSESLTLPPARDAGLLAIALAGVSASGPIMAATAAPALAIAFWRNALGAGSTGAYLAVAHRAEFAALGRRGWAEASLAGVFLALHFGAWVPSVKLTSVASATALGATQAVFTGLIAAMAGRRLPRIAWLGMALAIAGTALIAGADFGVSARALAGDGLALLGGVFAAAYVTTGASARRQMSTVAYTTICYSVCALVLLGVCLAARQPLSGYSGEAWLLILAVTGCAQLLGHSLFNVVLRSVSATFVSLSILIEVPGAALIAGLWLGQWPPLSAIPGLVLLLAGLVVVVRARDRLSEPVPDLD is encoded by the coding sequence GTGTCGCGAATCGAGCAGTCTTCGGAGTCGCTGACACTGCCGCCGGCCCGCGACGCCGGGCTGCTGGCGATAGCGCTGGCGGGGGTGTCGGCATCCGGGCCGATCATGGCCGCCACCGCGGCGCCCGCGCTGGCCATCGCGTTCTGGCGCAACGCCCTCGGCGCCGGCAGCACCGGCGCCTACCTCGCCGTGGCGCACCGGGCCGAGTTCGCCGCCCTGGGCCGGCGGGGCTGGGCCGAGGCCTCGCTCGCCGGGGTGTTCCTGGCGCTGCACTTCGGCGCCTGGGTGCCGTCGGTGAAGTTGACCTCGGTCGCCTCGGCCACCGCCCTGGGCGCCACCCAGGCGGTGTTCACCGGGCTGATAGCCGCGATGGCCGGCCGCCGGCTGCCCCGGATCGCCTGGCTGGGCATGGCACTGGCGATTGCCGGCACCGCCCTGATCGCCGGAGCGGACTTCGGGGTCTCAGCGCGGGCGCTGGCCGGCGACGGGCTGGCGTTGCTGGGCGGGGTCTTCGCGGCCGCCTACGTCACGACCGGCGCCAGCGCCCGCCGGCAGATGTCGACCGTGGCCTACACCACCATCTGCTACAGCGTGTGCGCGCTGGTCCTGCTGGGGGTCTGCCTCGCGGCCCGCCAGCCGCTCAGTGGCTACTCGGGCGAGGCCTGGCTGCTGATCCTGGCCGTGACCGGTTGCGCCCAACTGCTCGGGCACAGCCTGTTCAACGTGGTGCTGCGCTCGGTCAGCGCCACGTTCGTCAGCCTGAGCATCCTGATCGAGGTTCCCGGAGCGGCGCTGATCGCCGGGCTCTGGCTGGGCCAGTGGCCGCCGCTCAGCGCGATCCCCGGGCTGGTGCTGTTGCTGGCCGGCTTGGTCGTGGTGGTGCGGGCTCGTGATCGCCTCTCCGAGCCTGTGCCCGACCTGGACTGA